From the Candidatus Sericytochromatia bacterium genome, the window TCACCCGTCACCAGCTGCACCAGGTCGGAGGGCGGCCCCGCCGCAGGGGAGGCCGCGGTGGGGAAGGGGCCTAAGGGCGGCATCCCGTCACCTCAGCGCCCTGCCGTCAGTGGAATCGTGACCTGGCCGCCGGCCTGGGCGGTCACCTGGACCTGGGCCCCGTTGGTCTGATAGCCCGGGCGCGAGACCGACACGCGATAGCGCCCCGCCGGCAGATCCGTGACGCGGAAACTGCCGTCGGGCCCCGTGATCGTGAGGACCGTCAGCTCGCGGGTTTCCACCACGACCTTGGCCCCCGCGATGGGGCGCCGCGTTTGGCCGTCGACCACGTTTCCGCCCAGGGTGCCCCCCTTGGCCGGCGTTTCCACGACCGGCTTGACCGTCAGGTTTTCGGTGCTGGCCTCGTCCGCCGTCACCCGCACCACCGTGGTGGCCAGGCGCTTGGCTCCCTGAGTGAATTGCAACTGATGCTGTCCGGCCGGCACGTCGGCGAACTGGTAGTTGCCACTGCCGTCGGTCAGCGTCTCGAGCCGCATGGTCGGGAGCAGCACCGACACGCTCGCGATGCCTTTCCCCTGCGGATTGGTCACCTTGCCAGTCAGGCTGCCCGGCTTGGGCATCAGATCGACCCTGAGCGTCACGTCCTTTTTGGCCTGCACCGTCACGACGTTCTCATAGGGGCGATAGCGGTGGCGGGTCACGACGTAGCGCCATTCTCCCGGTGTGAGGTCCGCCAAGGCGAAGCTGCCGTTGTCGCGGCTCTGCTGGCTCACCTGGGTGGCCCCGCGCGTCAGGCGGACGGTCGCGTCACCGATCGGCTGCTTGGTCACGCCGTCGTGCACCGTGCCCTTGCAGGTTCCCACCGGCACCACCACCGAAAGGGGCAGTTCCAGCCCGCGCGGGGTGATGATGCGGACGGCCTTGGTCAGCACCACGTTGCTCTCCGGATCGCGCACGGCCACCTCGTGAGGGCCCATCGGCAGGTCCATGCGGTAGCGCCCCTCCGCATCGGTGCTGGCCCAGCGCCCGAGCGCGGGGATCCCCACGGCCCAGCCGGCCAGGGGGCGATTGCGGTCGTCCACGAGGGTGCCGCGCAGGGGCACCGGCGCATCCGGATTGACGTAGCCCTCGGGCGAACCCGTGCCGGCGCGGGGTTTCGGAGAGGCTTTGGGCGTGGCCTGCAGCTGGCGGGGGCTGGCCGCCGGGTCCTCCGGGGTCGGCGTGGGGGACGGAACGGGCGTCGGGGTCGGCGAGGCGGTGGGCGCCGGCGTGGGGCTCGGCGTCGGCGTCGGCGTCGGCGTCGGCGTGGGCGTCGGGCGGACGGTGGGGCTCGGCGTGGGCGAGGGCGTCGGTTCCGGTGTCGCCTCGGGCGTGGGCTCGGGCGTGGGTTCCGGGGTGGGCTGAGGCGTGGGGGTCGGGCGTGGGCTGGCCTTTTTGGGGGGCCGCTCACCGACCCCCGGAGCGTTTCCCAGGACATTCCCCGAATAGCTGACGCCCACCGCGTAGTCGCGATCGCTCCAGCCGGCGTCGGGATACCCCATGGTGTAGGCCCGCACCTGCCAGTCCTTCAGCGGCCGCACCGCCGCGCCCAGATTGAAATAGCCACTCCGACCGCCCAGCGGGCCCAGGTAGTCGCCAAACAGGCTGAGGGTTTCGCCGAACGGCAACTCGGCTCCGGCCATCATGCGGGCCCCGAAGGACAGGTTGCCGGCGAAGCCGAAGTGTCCCGTCAGCCAGGTGTAGGTCTTGCCGTTCATCTGCAGGTTGAAGTCCTGACTGAGCACCAGGTAAAGGTTGTTGCCTTCCACGTAGCGCTCCGGGCCGCCGACGCCGATCAGGCTGAGACCCACCGCCACGGCGGTCGGGCGCTCGCGCGTGGGGCGCACCAGCTGGTACTTCGCGTGGGCGGAGAGCCCGGTGAAGCCCTGCAGGGGAACCCCGTACAGGACGCCCGCTTCCAGCCCCTCGAAGATGCCGGCGGTGGCAAAGGGGGTCAGCCCATCCACGCGCAGCTTCTGAGACATGACGCTGCTGCCCAGGGAAAAATCGCGGAACCCCATGACCGCGGCGGTCGGCATGATGACCAGGCCCGAGTAGCCCCAGATCGAGGTGGTGCTGGGCAACGGGTCTGCCAGCACCGGAACCGGCCAGCTGGCCTGGCACAGACTGGCGGCCGTCAGGACCTGAAGGCAGCTGGCGAAAAGCGAGCGATGGCGATGTGGGGACGACACGACGACCTCGTCTCAGGGAGTGCGGGCGGGTGGGGAGGGGAGGGTCGCCCCTTGCAGGGCGTCCGAAACGGACCAGACCTTGATGCCGAGGTTGGTGCCCACGGCAAACAGGCGCAAGTAGCCGCTGCCCATCAGGGTATCCAGGGCGTAAGCGACCGGAAACGCGAGCCAGCTGGCCAGCATGACCGTGCCCTTCTCGCTGTCGCCGTTGTAGTACTGGCCCAGGCCGTTGCAGGCAAGCGACAGGGAGACCGCGATGGCGGGCTGCCGCCGGGGCAGCCCCAGCCAGCGATCGTCGCGCGGACTCGTGGCCTCGGCCGCTGCCCACGCCGTGCCGGCGACGAGGAGGTTCAACCCCACCGCCGCTGACAGCATCTGCAGAGACCTGATCACACTCACGGCTCGATTTTATCAGACGAGCGCGTGGAAGCGGGCACGGCCCGGAAGAACTTCAGCCCCACCAGCTCGCCCTGGCCATTCCAGCCCAGTGTCAGCTCGATCGCCTCCGCGAGCCGATAGCCCAGTTCCACCCCGGCCTGGGCGCCCTCGCTGAGCAGGGCCGTGCGCGGGGTATCCGGCGCGGGCGAACCCGCGTAGCCCAGGCTGAGTCGCAGCGCGAGGCGGTCCCAGAGCCGCTGTTCGAGCGAGAAACCCAGAAAAGGCCTAAGCAGGGGGCCGGGGCGATCGCCCCCCTGACGCCCCCAGAGCCCCACGGCCGCCGCGAAGCCGGGGGCCTGCGGGGTGGGCTCGACCAGGTGCCAGCGCGCTCGCAGGTTCCAGCTGCGCGTGAGGTCCGCGTCCAGCGCGCAGGCCAGGCCCAGCTGCCACGGGTCGCGCCCGCGCCACTCGAGCGCGAGCCCGGCGCCGCTGCTCTGGTGGACCCCCAGCCCCAGGCCCGCGCCGACCACCGCCTGGTCGGGGGGCAGCGAGGGGGGCAGACTCGAGGCCGCCCCGGGCAGGGGCCAGCTGAGCAATCCCAGGGCGAGCAGGGCGGCGCGGGCGTGCATGGGGGGACCTCCCCGGCCCATCTTGGGGCCGACCCGGCGACGCGCCAACGCCCGAGCGCCTCCGGCGCCCTTCGGCGGCCGGCGACGCGGGTGGGGGCCGCGCGGTCAGGAAGCTGAGCCGGAATCGGTCCCGTCTTGTCGGCGCCGCCAGTCGTCCCAGCCCTCGCGCACGGCGTTCTGCTGGTCGGCGGCGCAGCTGGGGTCGAGCTCCAGCACGGTGTGTTGCCACCACCCACGCGCATCGATGTGGCGGATCCGCAGGTAGGCCCCCGTCTCGTCGTCCGCGGCGAGCGCCCCCGCTTGCAGGCCGCGGATCGAGGCAGCGGCCGCCTGCATCTCGTGCGCGCTCAGGGCTTTGATCTCCTCGACGCTGGCCCAGGGAATGCTCCAGACCCGCTGGCGACGTGCCCCGCCCCAGAGCGTCAGACCGTCCTCGCGGACCTCCATCCAGGGCTGCGGCAACGGACCGGCGGCATCGGGATGGCCCCCGACGTAGCGCTGCGGGGTGAGCGTCACCCGCACGGGGCCCGCCGGTTCAGTGGGCGCCGCGTCCGCTCTCGGGGTGCCCCCGCCGCGCTCCTCCGGGGCCCGTGCAAACAGGTTCATGGCCGCCACGGCCATGCCGGCGAGCACGAATGGGGCAAACAGGATGCTCAGGGGGAGAAGGCCATCGAACATGGGCCCATGCTAGCACGAGCCGCCCGGGTCTTGGCTTTGACGCTTGCGCGGCCGCCCCGCTGACCGCGTGACAGGGCCGTCTGGTCACGGGGAAGTTCGGGCGCTCGGCTCCGCTGGTCGCTGGCCCGAGGGCGGGTGGTATGATGAATCCGCTTTGTCGCTTCAACCGAGCGAGGATTTCGCGGTGATTCCATACCCTCAGATTGGCCCGGATATCGTGGCCTTGGGCCCCATCCACATCCGCTGGTACGGCATGTCCTACCTGATGGGGTTTTTCCTGGGCTACCTGTTGCTGAAGAAACGCAACGTGGAGACGGGCTTGAAGCTCGACCAGGAGTTGCTTGCGGATTTCGCCTTCTATATCTTCCTCGGCGTGATTCTGGGGGGACGCCTCGGCTACGTGCTGTTCTACCACCCGATGCTTTACCTCACGCATCCGGAGGAGATCCTCTATATCTTCCGCGGCGGCATGTCCTTCCACGGGGGGATGATCGGCACCTGGATCGCGGGCTATCTGTTCTGCAAGAAGCACGGCATCCACTTCTATCGCCTGGCCGATGCGGTCATCCCGGCCATCCCGATCGGGTTGGGGCTCGGGCGGCTGGGCAACTTCATCAACGGGGAGCTGTGGGGCCGTCCCACCGACGTGCCCTGGGCCATGGTGTTTCCCATGGACCCCACCGGGTTGCCGCGTCATCCCTCGCAGCTTTACGAGTTCGGCCTGGAAGGCGTGCTGATTTTCACCATCTTGATGGCCATGCGCCGGCTCCCGCTGCCACCGGGCTTCCTGTTCTGGTCCTTCGTGACGCTCTACGCCATGGCCCGCATCACCAGCGAATTCTTCCGTGAGCCCGATGCGCACCTGGCCTTCCTGTTCTCCCAGATCACCGCGGGCATGCTGCTGAGCCTGCCGATGCTCGTGGTGGGGATTGTCATGCTGGTCGTGTTGGGCTGGCGGAAGGACCGCGGCACCAACCTACCGGCTGCTTCCTGAGACTCGGCCCGGTTACTCGGCGTCGTCCAGGTCGTCGGCTTCCAGGTAGCGGGGGCGCGTGGTCGGTCGGCCTTGCGAGGACGGCAGCGAGACCAGCCGGCGGGGCCCACTCGGCCCCGCGACGGCTGGCCCCTCCACTGGCGCCGAGAAGGTGTTCAGGCGATGCAGCAGCCAGGCCGCCCCGGCCAGACAAGCCAGGCTCACGCAGGTGATCAGCCACGGGGACAGGGTCAGGCTGCCCTGGGTGGACAGCCACAGCACGCCCCAGGTGTTGTTCCAGGCATGGGCCCAGGTGCTGGCCCACAGTGACCCGGTGCGCCAGGCCAGGTAGCCGAACCACAGGCCCATCAGCATGCGGGGCAGGATGCCGGCCGCCTCCATGTGCGAACACGCAAACAGCGCCGCCGTGAGGGTGATGCCCCAGCTGGGTCCCCAGCGATGCAGCAAGGACGATTGCAGCAGCCCGCGGTACAGCAGTTCCTCGCTGACGGCCGGCAACAGGGCATATGCCAGCCAGAGGCCCAGCAGCGACCACCAGGCGGTCTGGGCGCCACCGGCAAACGAGGCCGAGGCTTGGGTGACCTGAGAGCCGTCTCCCAGGGTGGTGAAGATCATGGCACTCAGGCTGTACAGGGGAAAGGACACCAGCACCGCAACCCCCACGATCGACAGGGCCGGCCGGCGGTAGGTGGGCAGTTCCACGCGCTGGGGCAACCAGGGCCAGAAACACATCGCCAGAGAAGGCAGCAAGACGGCCAGCAGGGCCACCGTGCCGACGAAGAGGGGCAGGTGGTGAGGCACGCCCGGAAAGGCCAGAAACGCGAGGGACACCAGCCACATGCCGAGCAGCGAGGTGCCCCAGAGCGCCAGCGCGTGCCCCAGCGGCAACGGGGCCGCCAGGCCGGGCGGGGACGAAGGGGGCAGGTGTCGAAAGCCGGCCAGGTTCCAGGTCATGCGGACCCCCTCGCGCCGCAGACGATGGTGGCGAGGTGGCGTCCCGAACGCCCGCCATCGCGACGCCAGGAATAGAAGGCGTCGGCATCGCAGGCGGTGCAAAGGCGGCTGAGATGGATCGCGTCCGCCGGGACGCCGGCCCAGCGCAGTTGCCCTTCCAACGCTGTGAACAGGTCCAGGTGCGGATTTCCCCGGGTGCCTGGCCGCACGATGGCCGGATCGTACCAGGGCGTGGCGGCAAAGGTTTCCACCACCTCAGTGCCCACCTCGAAACAGCACGGCCCGATTGTCGGGCCGACGGCCACCGTCAACTGGTCGGGAGAAATGCCCGCCGCCTCGAAGGCGGCGACCGTCGCGCCCGCCGCACCGGCCACCGTGCCCCGCCAGCCCGCGTGGACGGCCGCCACGGCCGTGCCATCCGACGAGGCCAGCAGCAGCGGCGCGCAGTCGGCGGTGAACACCCCGATGGCTCGCCCTGTCTGCCGGGTGAACAGCGCATCTCCCTGCCACTCGCCGGGCTGGGCCGCCGTGTCGGCGTCGACGTGGTGGAGAACGGCGCCGTGGACCTGATGCAAGCTGAACACCGGTTGAGTCAAGCCCAGGGCGGCTTGCCAGCGGTCGCGGTTGGCCGCCACGTCGGTCAGGTCATCCCCGGAACTTCGGCCCAGGTTCAGACTCGCAAACTCGCCACGGCTGACGCCGCCCGTCCGCAGGGAAAAACCGTGCCGCACCGGCAAGGCGGGACAGACCAGGAAGGTGACCCCGTTGGGCCCCGTTTGGCGCTGGAATTCGACAGCCATCGCGCCCATTATAGCCTGTGAGCGCCCGGCACACGGGGCCTCACATCGAGAACTTGTCGGCGCTCAGGGTGGGATTGATCTGGATGTCGCTGACCTTCTTGCGGTAGACCAGTTGTCCGCCCGCCACCATCTCGATCATGGTGGGCAGACCGCGCTGAGGGTCGAGCGTCAGGCGCATCGCCTCCACCGTGCCGGCATAGCGCGCGGGGCGCTGCAATTCCAGCATGAAACCCGTGCTGGGAGAACCGGCTGCCGACACGGCGGCGCCGGGCTGCAGGAACATTTCGATCTGCGTCGCGTAATCGGTCTGGTCGAGCGTCCAGCCCCGCAGCGAGCGCGAGCGGGTGTCGTCGAGCCCGCCCTTGATGGGCAGCAGACTGGCCACGCCGCCCAGGCGGGAGGTGATCTGTCGCGTCTTGGTGTCGAAAACCGAATTGCTGCCGTTCTTGATGCTGGTGCTGTGCTGCGCCACCTCGTAGCGGTAGCGGCCGGGCTTCTTGAAATGGAAGGTGACCTTGGCGGTCTCGACCTCGCTTCCTTTGGTTTCC encodes:
- a CDS encoding carboxypeptidase-like regulatory domain-containing protein; translation: MSSPHRHRSLFASCLQVLTAASLCQASWPVPVLADPLPSTTSIWGYSGLVIMPTAAVMGFRDFSLGSSVMSQKLRVDGLTPFATAGIFEGLEAGVLYGVPLQGFTGLSAHAKYQLVRPTRERPTAVAVGLSLIGVGGPERYVEGNNLYLVLSQDFNLQMNGKTYTWLTGHFGFAGNLSFGARMMAGAELPFGETLSLFGDYLGPLGGRSGYFNLGAAVRPLKDWQVRAYTMGYPDAGWSDRDYAVGVSYSGNVLGNAPGVGERPPKKASPRPTPTPQPTPEPTPEPTPEATPEPTPSPTPSPTVRPTPTPTPTPTPTPSPTPAPTASPTPTPVPSPTPTPEDPAASPRQLQATPKASPKPRAGTGSPEGYVNPDAPVPLRGTLVDDRNRPLAGWAVGIPALGRWASTDAEGRYRMDLPMGPHEVAVRDPESNVVLTKAVRIITPRGLELPLSVVVPVGTCKGTVHDGVTKQPIGDATVRLTRGATQVSQQSRDNGSFALADLTPGEWRYVVTRHRYRPYENVVTVQAKKDVTLRVDLMPKPGSLTGKVTNPQGKGIASVSVLLPTMRLETLTDGSGNYQFADVPAGQHQLQFTQGAKRLATTVVRVTADEASTENLTVKPVVETPAKGGTLGGNVVDGQTRRPIAGAKVVVETRELTVLTITGPDGSFRVTDLPAGRYRVSVSRPGYQTNGAQVQVTAQAGGQVTIPLTAGR
- the lgt gene encoding prolipoprotein diacylglyceryl transferase gives rise to the protein MIPYPQIGPDIVALGPIHIRWYGMSYLMGFFLGYLLLKKRNVETGLKLDQELLADFAFYIFLGVILGGRLGYVLFYHPMLYLTHPEEILYIFRGGMSFHGGMIGTWIAGYLFCKKHGIHFYRLADAVIPAIPIGLGLGRLGNFINGELWGRPTDVPWAMVFPMDPTGLPRHPSQLYEFGLEGVLIFTILMAMRRLPLPPGFLFWSFVTLYAMARITSEFFREPDAHLAFLFSQITAGMLLSLPMLVVGIVMLVVLGWRKDRGTNLPAAS
- a CDS encoding type II CAAX endopeptidase family protein; the protein is MTWNLAGFRHLPPSSPPGLAAPLPLGHALALWGTSLLGMWLVSLAFLAFPGVPHHLPLFVGTVALLAVLLPSLAMCFWPWLPQRVELPTYRRPALSIVGVAVLVSFPLYSLSAMIFTTLGDGSQVTQASASFAGGAQTAWWSLLGLWLAYALLPAVSEELLYRGLLQSSLLHRWGPSWGITLTAALFACSHMEAAGILPRMLMGLWFGYLAWRTGSLWASTWAHAWNNTWGVLWLSTQGSLTLSPWLITCVSLACLAGAAWLLHRLNTFSAPVEGPAVAGPSGPRRLVSLPSSQGRPTTRPRYLEADDLDDAE
- the pgeF gene encoding peptidoglycan editing factor PgeF; its protein translation is MAVEFQRQTGPNGVTFLVCPALPVRHGFSLRTGGVSRGEFASLNLGRSSGDDLTDVAANRDRWQAALGLTQPVFSLHQVHGAVLHHVDADTAAQPGEWQGDALFTRQTGRAIGVFTADCAPLLLASSDGTAVAAVHAGWRGTVAGAAGATVAAFEAAGISPDQLTVAVGPTIGPCCFEVGTEVVETFAATPWYDPAIVRPGTRGNPHLDLFTALEGQLRWAGVPADAIHLSRLCTACDADAFYSWRRDGGRSGRHLATIVCGARGSA